The following coding sequences lie in one Haloterrigena sp. KLK7 genomic window:
- a CDS encoding aldolase/citrate lyase family protein codes for MDHQINLERGEESVGTWISIGSPAVAEVTASLDLDFVAIDVEHTTIGLETVENMVRGIEATDSETASIVRVPWNDNVYLKRILDIGVDGVLVPMIETAEEARELVEAVRYPPAGGRGIGSGRASEYGSNFQNYVENAEDSFVTIAQIESQRGVENAREIASVDGIDAIFLGAADLSGSLDVFAEWESDVLNRHIEQAVAISDEVDIPIGTLVTDKGGIERRVRQGFDFFAVGKDTAVLADGTNEMIAEYERAMEEE; via the coding sequence ATGGACCACCAGATAAACCTAGAACGCGGAGAAGAGTCGGTAGGAACGTGGATTTCGATCGGTAGCCCGGCTGTCGCTGAGGTGACCGCATCGTTAGACCTCGACTTCGTCGCCATCGACGTTGAACACACGACGATCGGACTGGAAACGGTGGAGAACATGGTACGCGGAATCGAGGCCACGGATTCGGAGACCGCGTCCATCGTTCGTGTTCCATGGAACGACAACGTGTATCTCAAGCGTATCCTCGATATCGGTGTCGATGGAGTGCTCGTTCCGATGATAGAGACCGCCGAAGAGGCCCGTGAGCTCGTCGAGGCGGTCCGATACCCGCCCGCGGGCGGGAGGGGAATCGGTTCCGGCCGAGCGTCCGAGTACGGGAGCAATTTCCAAAATTACGTGGAAAACGCAGAGGATTCCTTCGTAACGATCGCCCAGATCGAGAGCCAACGCGGCGTCGAGAACGCTCGAGAGATCGCGTCGGTCGATGGGATCGACGCGATTTTCCTCGGGGCAGCAGACCTGTCCGGCTCGCTCGACGTGTTCGCCGAATGGGAGTCAGACGTTCTCAACCGGCATATCGAACAGGCAGTCGCGATCAGTGACGAGGTGGACATACCGATCGGGACGCTCGTGACCGATAAGGGCGGTATCGAGAGGCGTGTCAGGCAGGGCTTCGATTTCTTCGCTGTCGGGAAGGACACGGCGGTCCTCGCGGACGGAACGAACGAGATGATAGCCGAGTACGAACGGGCTATGGAAGAAGAGTAG
- a CDS encoding IclR family transcriptional regulator yields MAKEPRKIKAIEVGCEILAELQEREGARVNELAEALDRSEPTVHTYLNTLKERGYVEKDGYVYKIGLKFLPIGEYARNREELYLAGRDEVDSLADTSGEYVHLITERRGRQIKLYEDYGDVAVATKHHTRQREFRQYLHRSAAGKAILAEFPAAKVDQIIDEHGLEGATENTITDRETLLNELDSVREQGYATNDQELTMGLRSVAASIIGPDNHVRGAISISAPLERCKEETFHETYPEMIRKSSNVIQINIDTENYFF; encoded by the coding sequence ATGGCGAAGGAACCTCGGAAGATAAAGGCAATTGAAGTAGGATGCGAAATACTTGCCGAACTTCAAGAAAGAGAGGGCGCTCGAGTGAACGAACTCGCTGAGGCGCTCGACCGCTCTGAACCGACGGTCCATACGTATCTGAATACGCTGAAAGAGAGAGGATATGTCGAAAAGGACGGGTACGTCTACAAGATCGGGCTGAAATTCCTGCCGATAGGAGAATACGCGAGAAATAGAGAGGAGCTCTATCTCGCCGGAAGAGACGAAGTGGATTCGTTGGCGGACACCTCGGGAGAATACGTTCATCTCATTACTGAGCGGAGAGGGAGGCAAATCAAACTCTACGAGGACTACGGTGACGTCGCCGTTGCGACCAAACACCACACCCGACAGCGCGAATTCAGACAGTATCTCCATCGGAGTGCGGCAGGAAAAGCGATTCTGGCCGAGTTTCCCGCGGCCAAAGTCGACCAAATCATCGACGAACACGGGTTAGAGGGCGCAACGGAGAACACCATTACCGATAGGGAGACGCTGTTGAACGAACTCGACAGCGTTCGAGAGCAGGGATACGCAACTAACGATCAGGAACTGACGATGGGCCTTCGATCAGTGGCGGCGTCAATTATCGGTCCCGACAATCACGTGAGAGGGGCTATCAGCATTTCAGCGCCCCTCGAGCGCTGTAAGGAAGAGACGTTCCACGAAACCTACCCCGAGATGATACGGAAGAGCTCTAACGTGATTCAGATCAATATTGACACGGAAAATTACTTCTTCTAG
- a CDS encoding SDR family oxidoreductase, translated as MSEPDVAIVTGAGSGMGAECARKLSTDGYELVLMSRSDNVNEVADEIDATGITGSVTDPDDIEELVETTVDLHGRVDAVVNSTGHPATGDLLDIPDSDWYEGLDLVYMNVVRIAREVTPIMKEAGGGSIVNISTFSAYEPSLDFPVSSAFRAALGGFTKMYADRYAEEDIRMNNVLPGFVDSYDADQETVDRIPMERQASTSEIADAVAFLASDDASYITGQNLRVDGGLTQSIP; from the coding sequence ATGAGCGAACCAGACGTAGCGATAGTTACTGGGGCTGGAAGCGGAATGGGAGCCGAGTGTGCTCGGAAGCTCTCGACGGACGGGTATGAGCTCGTCTTGATGTCCAGATCGGATAACGTAAACGAGGTCGCCGACGAAATCGACGCGACCGGAATAACGGGTTCAGTAACGGATCCGGACGACATCGAGGAATTGGTAGAGACGACGGTCGATCTACACGGACGCGTCGACGCTGTCGTCAACAGCACCGGTCATCCGGCGACCGGCGATTTGCTCGATATCCCTGACTCGGACTGGTACGAGGGACTCGACCTCGTCTACATGAATGTCGTTCGAATCGCGCGAGAAGTCACACCGATCATGAAAGAGGCAGGAGGCGGATCGATCGTGAACATTTCCACCTTTTCCGCCTACGAACCGTCGCTCGACTTCCCGGTCTCATCGGCGTTCCGAGCTGCGCTCGGAGGCTTTACCAAGATGTACGCCGATCGGTACGCCGAAGAGGACATTCGAATGAACAACGTGCTTCCCGGCTTCGTGGACAGCTACGATGCAGATCAGGAAACGGTAGACCGCATTCCGATGGAACGTCAGGCTAGTACCAGCGAAATCGCCGACGCAGTTGCGTTTCTGGCGTCCGATGACGCTAGTTACATCACCGGTCAAAATCTCCGAGTAGACGGGGGACTCACGCAGTCAATTCCGTAG
- a CDS encoding pyridoxal phosphate-dependent aminotransferase yields the protein MEEIPYSGIREIFSECNRLERMGEDIVHLEIGRPDFDTPSPIKQAAVDAIEEGHVHYTSNYGIRPLREQIAAKFESDNGITYSPDDEVIVTAGASEAVFISMMAMVDPGAEVLIPDPCWTYAPSVRAAGGTPVRYPLDPENDFQPDIEALESQISDDTALLILNSPQNPTGSVIDDDHLRAIRDLVVENDIYVLSDEIYEKIIYDESEHRSPASLTGMYDRTITINGVSKAYSMTGWRVGYIGAPKELADVLLRMRQYTTTCAPSISQHAALRALQGDLYEPLVEAFSDRRTLVCERMDDIPGMTAPEPEGAIYAYPTVPDVGMDGREFAWSLLQDAGVALVPGDVFGSNSDRIRIAYSNSLDRIDTAFDRIEEWVETRQRSEIEGDL from the coding sequence ATGGAAGAGATTCCGTACTCCGGAATACGGGAGATTTTCTCGGAGTGTAACCGACTAGAGCGGATGGGTGAGGACATCGTACACCTCGAGATCGGTCGACCCGACTTCGACACCCCATCGCCGATAAAGCAAGCTGCAGTAGACGCGATTGAGGAGGGCCACGTTCATTACACGTCCAACTACGGGATTCGCCCGCTCCGCGAGCAGATCGCGGCGAAATTCGAGTCCGATAACGGGATCACGTATAGCCCAGACGACGAGGTTATCGTTACCGCTGGAGCGAGCGAAGCGGTCTTCATCTCGATGATGGCGATGGTCGATCCGGGTGCGGAAGTCCTGATCCCTGACCCGTGCTGGACCTATGCGCCGAGTGTCCGTGCTGCTGGCGGCACTCCTGTTCGGTATCCCTTAGATCCCGAGAACGATTTCCAGCCGGACATCGAGGCGTTGGAATCTCAGATCAGCGATGACACGGCCTTACTGATCCTGAATAGCCCGCAGAACCCAACGGGGAGCGTTATAGACGATGACCATCTACGGGCAATACGTGATCTCGTCGTAGAGAACGATATATACGTACTCTCCGACGAAATCTACGAGAAAATAATTTACGACGAAAGCGAACATCGGAGTCCGGCCTCGCTTACCGGCATGTACGATCGGACGATTACGATCAACGGTGTTTCGAAAGCGTACTCGATGACCGGGTGGCGAGTCGGATATATCGGCGCACCGAAAGAGTTGGCCGACGTACTCCTGCGAATGAGACAGTACACGACGACGTGTGCCCCCTCGATTTCGCAACACGCTGCGCTCAGGGCCCTGCAGGGAGATCTCTACGAACCGCTGGTCGAAGCGTTTTCGGACCGGCGAACGCTGGTTTGTGAGCGGATGGACGACATCCCGGGAATGACTGCGCCGGAACCGGAGGGCGCGATCTATGCGTATCCGACAGTTCCGGACGTCGGAATGGACGGGCGCGAGTTCGCGTGGTCACTCCTCCAGGACGCCGGAGTCGCGCTCGTTCCGGGGGACGTCTTCGGATCGAATTCGGACAGAATTCGAATCGCCTACTCTAACTCCCTCGACAGAATCGATACCGCGTTCGACCGTATTGAGGAATGGGTGGAAACGCGACAGCGTTCCGAGATCGAGGGAGATCTGTGA
- the gdhB gene encoding glutamate dehydrogenase GdhB translates to MSTPPSQQEPEPDEERNSALVTARRQLDRAATHVDVDEGVIERLKHPTRIEQVSVPLEREDGSVEVFTGYRAQHDDVRGPYKGGLRYHPEVNADECIGLSMWMTWKCAVMDLPFGGGKGGIAVDPKSLSDEETERLTRRFAEELRYVIGPTTDVPAPDMGTDAQTMAWFMDAYSMQQGETIPGVVTGKPPVIGGSYGREEAPGRSTAIAAREAVDYYDRDLSDTTVAVQGFGSVGANAARLLEEWGATVVAVSDVNGAIYDPNGLDVGSIPTHDEEPEAVLEQNAPETLSNEEILELDVDVLIPAAVGNVITADNADDIAADLIVEGANGPTTFPADAILEERGVPVIPDILANAGGVTVSYFEWLQDINRRQWSLERVNEELEEHMLEAWADVRREVEAKELTWRDAAYVVALSRIAEAKETRGLWP, encoded by the coding sequence ATGAGCACACCACCATCCCAGCAGGAACCCGAACCGGATGAGGAACGCAATTCGGCGCTCGTCACTGCCCGTCGCCAGCTCGACCGCGCCGCAACTCACGTCGACGTCGACGAGGGGGTCATCGAACGCCTCAAACATCCGACGCGGATCGAACAGGTCTCGGTCCCCCTCGAGCGCGAGGACGGGAGCGTCGAGGTCTTCACCGGCTACCGCGCCCAGCACGACGACGTTCGCGGCCCGTACAAGGGCGGCCTTCGGTATCATCCCGAGGTGAACGCCGACGAGTGTATCGGCCTCTCGATGTGGATGACCTGGAAGTGCGCCGTGATGGACCTCCCCTTCGGCGGCGGCAAGGGCGGTATCGCCGTCGATCCCAAGTCGCTGAGCGATGAGGAGACCGAACGGCTCACCCGTCGGTTCGCAGAGGAATTGCGCTACGTCATCGGCCCTACGACGGACGTCCCGGCGCCGGACATGGGGACCGACGCCCAGACGATGGCGTGGTTCATGGACGCCTACTCGATGCAACAGGGCGAGACGATCCCCGGCGTCGTCACCGGCAAGCCGCCGGTAATCGGCGGCAGTTACGGGCGCGAAGAGGCGCCCGGCCGCTCGACGGCGATCGCCGCTCGCGAGGCCGTCGACTACTACGACCGCGACCTCTCGGACACCACGGTTGCCGTCCAAGGGTTCGGCAGCGTCGGCGCCAACGCCGCCCGCCTCCTCGAGGAGTGGGGTGCGACCGTCGTCGCCGTCAGCGATGTCAACGGTGCGATATACGATCCGAACGGACTCGACGTCGGCTCGATTCCGACCCACGACGAGGAACCCGAGGCCGTCCTCGAGCAGAACGCCCCGGAGACACTCTCTAACGAGGAAATCCTCGAACTCGACGTCGACGTCCTGATTCCGGCCGCGGTCGGCAACGTCATCACCGCGGACAACGCCGATGACATCGCGGCCGATCTGATCGTCGAAGGCGCGAACGGTCCGACGACGTTCCCCGCCGACGCCATCCTCGAAGAGCGCGGCGTTCCCGTGATTCCCGACATCCTCGCGAACGCCGGCGGCGTGACGGTGAGCTACTTCGAGTGGCTCCAGGACATCAACCGCCGGCAGTGGTCCCTCGAGCGCGTCAACGAGGAACTCGAGGAGCACATGCTCGAGGCGTGGGCCGACGTTCGGCGGGAAGTCGAGGCGAAGGAGCTGACGTGGCGCGACGCCGCCTACGTCGTGGCGCTGTCGCGGATCGCCGAGGCGAAGGAGACGCGCGGCCTGTGGCCGTAA
- a CDS encoding thiamine pyrophosphate-binding protein — protein sequence MRVNRAVIDRLVSNGVDTVFGIPGKQSLPLNEEIGSRDDIEFVVSRHETAVSHQAWGYAETSDGMAATVVIPGPGDMNAMNGLKNAYNDCTPLLHIAIETEPDLRGGDAIHETPPDTYDPVVKENVLVENPESTAAEIDRAAAVAQSEPQGPVRVGIPKNFLKMDVALAERGSSSVEGRIEPDPETVSRAADLLASASEPVIFAGGGVRSADASDELRAVAERLDAPVVTSYKGKGVLAEDHDLSAGCLSGSASPELLSCLAEADIVLGVGTDFDALGTRGFSVEFPDDLIHVTLDANDIGTGYDPTIGVVADAKLTLSAMDDALADRELESSTRSGVERARYVRERTAERVSELVDARDPLTSVGALSVIRNVLPRDAIVTADAGGFRVWGLNTFEAYGPHRYVNPGSWATMGTGVPSAIGAALSNPETPVVALTGDGGLMMCLHELHTAVAEEVPIVVVVFNNEDYALISDEAGRSYDLQPQEYEWGDSPIDFVAVAEGMGVDATRADGPDEIRDALSHALTADRPSLVEIRTDPTEPQASEWMSE from the coding sequence ATGCGCGTCAATCGAGCAGTCATAGACCGACTCGTCTCCAATGGGGTCGATACTGTCTTCGGAATTCCGGGCAAACAGTCGTTGCCGCTCAACGAGGAGATTGGCTCGCGCGACGACATCGAGTTCGTCGTTTCGCGCCACGAGACGGCGGTGTCCCACCAGGCCTGGGGGTATGCCGAAACGAGCGACGGAATGGCAGCGACCGTCGTCATTCCCGGACCAGGCGATATGAACGCAATGAACGGCCTCAAGAACGCCTACAATGACTGTACGCCGCTACTACACATCGCCATCGAGACCGAACCCGACCTCCGAGGCGGAGATGCGATCCACGAGACGCCGCCCGACACCTACGATCCCGTCGTCAAAGAGAACGTCCTCGTGGAGAATCCCGAGTCGACGGCCGCGGAGATAGACCGTGCCGCAGCAGTGGCTCAGTCGGAGCCACAGGGGCCGGTCCGGGTCGGAATTCCGAAGAATTTCCTGAAGATGGACGTCGCATTGGCCGAGCGAGGCTCGTCTTCGGTCGAGGGACGCATCGAACCCGATCCAGAAACCGTCTCTCGGGCCGCCGATCTCCTCGCATCTGCCAGCGAGCCCGTCATCTTCGCCGGCGGCGGTGTTCGGAGTGCCGACGCGAGCGACGAACTCCGGGCAGTGGCCGAACGGCTCGACGCTCCAGTGGTCACGTCGTACAAAGGAAAAGGAGTGCTCGCGGAAGACCACGATCTCTCGGCCGGGTGTCTGAGCGGCAGTGCGAGTCCCGAACTCCTGTCGTGTCTCGCGGAGGCTGATATCGTCCTCGGTGTCGGTACCGACTTCGACGCGCTGGGGACTCGAGGGTTTTCGGTGGAGTTTCCCGACGACCTAATCCACGTCACGCTCGACGCGAACGACATCGGCACTGGATACGATCCGACGATTGGCGTCGTGGCCGATGCGAAGCTAACGTTATCTGCCATGGACGACGCTCTCGCTGATCGCGAACTCGAGTCGTCGACTCGAAGCGGCGTCGAACGCGCCCGCTACGTCAGAGAGCGCACCGCAGAACGCGTCTCGGAACTCGTCGACGCCCGCGATCCGCTCACGTCCGTCGGTGCGCTCTCCGTGATCCGCAACGTCCTTCCGCGGGACGCGATAGTGACGGCTGACGCGGGTGGGTTCCGCGTCTGGGGGCTCAACACGTTCGAGGCGTACGGCCCCCATCGGTACGTCAATCCGGGCTCGTGGGCCACGATGGGCACTGGGGTCCCGTCCGCTATCGGCGCGGCGTTGTCGAATCCGGAGACGCCCGTCGTGGCGTTGACGGGCGACGGTGGCCTCATGATGTGCCTCCACGAACTTCACACGGCCGTCGCCGAGGAGGTGCCGATCGTCGTCGTGGTGTTCAACAACGAGGACTACGCCCTCATCAGCGACGAAGCCGGACGGAGCTATGACCTTCAACCCCAGGAATACGAATGGGGAGACTCACCGATCGACTTTGTGGCCGTCGCTGAGGGGATGGGAGTGGATGCAACGCGAGCAGACGGTCCTGACGAGATACGCGACGCTCTCTCCCACGCACTCACCGCCGACCGTCCCTCGCTCGTAGAAATCCGTACCGACCCCACTGAACCGCAGGCGAGCGAGTGGATGAGCGAGTGA
- a CDS encoding CoA-acylating methylmalonate-semialdehyde dehydrogenase codes for MQNKQSQVEATDLPEAARNYTNGEWVSANGETESVTNPVNGESLSTVQYSTNEDVNAVVDNAKEAFQSWRETPPVERSQYLFDLKRALEDREDEIARALTREHGKTLGEAKGEIRRGIENVEVAAGIPNMLREGSGTAEDVAEDVDEFSLRQPLGVFTAITPFNFPAMIPLWFLPYAVATGNTFVLKPSERVPLSSQLIFDAVDEVDFPDGVVNLVNGGAETVNTLLEHDDIAGVSFVGSSPVAKHVYQTAAETGKRVQAQGGAKNYAVVSESAELEDAVPNIIGSVYGNAGQRCLATDVVIGVGEVYDDLRTQLIDQAEQLAVGNGLESETDVGPVITPDSRDRIVELVDDAIDQGAELVLDGRDFEHPEYPDGNFLGPTLLENVTPDMDIAQEEIFGPVLCLMSTDDLDEAIDAVNSTKYGNASSLYTERGGEARQYRYEVDAGNIGVNIGVCAPMAFFHFGGRKESFFGDLHAQGEDAVNFYTEKTIVIERWFN; via the coding sequence ATGCAGAACAAGCAGAGCCAAGTAGAGGCTACCGACCTGCCTGAGGCAGCTCGGAATTACACAAATGGCGAATGGGTCAGTGCAAACGGAGAGACGGAATCGGTCACGAATCCAGTTAACGGCGAGTCTCTCTCAACGGTCCAGTACTCGACGAACGAAGACGTGAACGCCGTTGTGGACAACGCGAAGGAAGCGTTCCAGTCCTGGCGTGAGACGCCTCCCGTCGAACGATCTCAGTATCTCTTCGACCTGAAACGCGCTCTCGAGGATCGAGAAGACGAGATCGCTCGTGCGCTCACGCGCGAACACGGAAAAACGCTCGGAGAGGCGAAAGGCGAGATCCGACGCGGTATCGAGAACGTCGAAGTGGCCGCGGGGATCCCGAACATGCTCCGCGAGGGGAGCGGTACCGCCGAAGACGTTGCAGAAGACGTCGACGAGTTCTCACTCCGACAGCCACTCGGTGTGTTCACTGCGATCACCCCGTTCAACTTCCCGGCGATGATCCCGCTGTGGTTCCTTCCGTACGCGGTGGCGACTGGGAACACGTTCGTTCTCAAGCCCAGCGAGCGGGTGCCACTGAGCTCACAGCTGATCTTCGACGCCGTCGACGAGGTCGACTTCCCGGACGGAGTCGTGAATCTGGTCAACGGTGGAGCCGAGACGGTGAATACGCTGCTCGAGCACGACGATATCGCCGGCGTCTCGTTCGTCGGTAGCTCCCCGGTCGCAAAGCACGTGTATCAAACCGCAGCCGAAACCGGAAAACGCGTCCAGGCTCAGGGCGGTGCCAAGAATTACGCCGTCGTCTCCGAAAGCGCCGAACTCGAGGATGCGGTCCCCAATATCATCGGCTCCGTATACGGAAACGCGGGCCAACGATGTCTGGCGACCGACGTGGTCATCGGTGTCGGAGAGGTGTATGACGACCTGAGAACACAGCTCATCGATCAGGCCGAGCAGCTCGCCGTCGGAAACGGGCTCGAGAGTGAGACGGATGTCGGGCCGGTAATTACGCCCGACTCTCGGGATCGAATCGTCGAACTCGTTGACGACGCTATCGACCAAGGCGCGGAGCTCGTTCTCGACGGTCGCGATTTCGAGCACCCCGAGTATCCGGACGGTAATTTCCTCGGGCCGACGCTTCTCGAAAACGTAACGCCGGATATGGACATCGCACAGGAGGAAATCTTCGGTCCGGTGCTGTGTCTGATGTCTACCGACGACTTGGATGAGGCAATCGATGCCGTTAATTCGACGAAGTACGGAAACGCCTCGTCACTGTATACGGAACGCGGCGGCGAAGCGCGACAGTACCGCTACGAAGTCGATGCCGGGAATATCGGCGTGAATATCGGCGTCTGCGCGCCGATGGCCTTCTTCCACTTCGGTGGCCGGAAGGAGTCGTTCTTCGGTGATCTGCACGCGCAAGGGGAAGACGCCGTGAACTTCTACACGGAGAAGACCATCGTCATCGAACGCTGGTTTAACTAA
- a CDS encoding NAD(P)-dependent oxidoreductase gives MRVLITGANGTVGSAILSELGDQEEYEFTCLDAEDHPERETVVADITNYDEIRPHFDNQDAVIHLAAAAELSVPWDTVEDTNIRGMYNVLQAAADAEVENFIFASSIHTIGMYEIENSPELYDPEYDLSVTHEEPPRPDSFYGVSKVLGEALGRQFVESKENPLGELHPVYETNLRDYPTSFYSLRILTVLDEPYDHPYGLAETGVDEGWWERDSDEYDLMVDRMKCTWLSHRDLGQLVERCLQDDSIDFDVFWGVSDNESTWVDLEHNREVLGYDPKDDGSEWDSPPE, from the coding sequence ATGCGAGTCCTCATCACAGGTGCTAACGGTACCGTTGGAAGCGCTATCCTCTCGGAGCTAGGTGACCAGGAAGAGTACGAGTTCACGTGCCTCGACGCCGAAGACCATCCCGAGCGGGAGACAGTCGTCGCTGACATCACGAACTACGACGAGATTCGACCGCACTTCGATAACCAGGACGCAGTCATCCATCTCGCGGCCGCAGCAGAACTCAGCGTGCCGTGGGACACGGTCGAAGACACGAACATTAGAGGGATGTACAACGTGTTGCAGGCCGCTGCCGATGCCGAAGTGGAGAACTTCATTTTCGCCTCTTCGATTCACACCATCGGGATGTACGAAATCGAAAACTCGCCCGAACTCTATGATCCCGAGTACGACCTTTCGGTCACGCACGAGGAGCCCCCACGGCCGGACTCCTTCTACGGCGTCTCGAAAGTGCTCGGCGAAGCACTCGGACGACAGTTCGTCGAAAGCAAGGAGAATCCGCTCGGCGAGCTCCATCCCGTTTACGAGACGAACCTTCGCGACTATCCGACCAGCTTCTATTCGCTCCGGATTTTGACTGTTCTCGACGAACCGTACGATCACCCGTACGGTCTCGCTGAAACGGGTGTCGACGAAGGATGGTGGGAGCGGGATAGTGACGAATACGATCTCATGGTCGATCGGATGAAATGTACGTGGCTTTCCCACCGGGATCTGGGTCAACTGGTGGAACGCTGTCTACAGGACGATTCGATCGATTTCGATGTCTTCTGGGGAGTAAGCGACAACGAGTCGACGTGGGTCGATCTAGAGCATAATCGAGAGGTTCTCGGCTACGATCCGAAAGACGACGGGAGCGAATGGGACTCCCCGCCGGAATGA